A single Brucella intermedia LMG 3301 DNA region contains:
- a CDS encoding EF-hand domain-containing protein, translating into MKSKTALIAVIATSLLSLPALAQEKSNSNTDKPATETTAAQNTDTKVRHGPVDLDKFSRMDDLQAADTDGDGVLSRAEIEALAQKRIVSRAADRMERRLDINGDGKVTLAEIENQRKKEFAALDRNEDGKIDRSEMRAAKMHHARGSHHKGPHRMEHHKGGEHKGPMKGQAEKPQE; encoded by the coding sequence ATGAAATCCAAGACCGCACTTATCGCTGTAATTGCAACGTCTTTGCTTTCCCTACCCGCATTGGCACAAGAAAAAAGCAATTCAAATACTGATAAACCGGCGACAGAGACGACCGCTGCACAAAACACTGACACGAAGGTCAGACATGGCCCCGTTGATCTCGACAAATTCTCACGCATGGACGATCTCCAGGCAGCCGACACGGATGGCGACGGCGTACTCTCTCGAGCCGAAATCGAAGCGCTGGCACAAAAGCGCATTGTGAGCCGTGCGGCTGACCGCATGGAGCGTCGTCTCGATATCAACGGCGACGGCAAGGTCACGCTTGCGGAAATTGAGAACCAGCGCAAGAAGGAATTCGCTGCACTGGATCGGAACGAGGACGGCAAGATTGATCGCAGCGAAATGCGCGCAGCGAAGATGCACCACGCCAGAGGTTCTCACCATAAGGGTCCCCATCGTATGGAGCACCATAAGGGCGGAGAGCACAAAGGCCCGATGAAGGGCCAGGCAGAAAAGCCGCAGGAATAA
- a CDS encoding RbsD/FucU family protein: MLKNINPLLTGSLLEVLADMGHGDDLVIVDANYPAQSSGVHVLDFPGITATDMAEAVLSLLPLDDFVDKPAAVMQAPNETPAIFKEFETVIEKAEGRKISVDPMERFAFYHRARDAFAIIRTGEKRLYGNIIFKKGVIRS; this comes from the coding sequence ATGTTGAAGAATATCAATCCATTGCTGACGGGCTCGCTGCTGGAAGTCCTCGCAGATATGGGGCATGGCGACGATCTGGTGATTGTTGATGCCAATTATCCGGCGCAGTCTTCCGGTGTGCACGTGCTCGATTTTCCGGGAATCACTGCGACAGATATGGCTGAGGCCGTGCTGTCGCTGCTGCCTCTAGATGATTTTGTCGACAAGCCAGCGGCTGTCATGCAGGCACCGAATGAAACGCCGGCGATTTTCAAGGAGTTTGAAACCGTCATTGAAAAGGCCGAAGGGCGTAAGATTTCCGTCGATCCAATGGAGAGATTTGCATTCTATCACCGCGCCCGTGACGCTTTCGCGATCATTCGGACGGGCGAAAAGAGGCTCTACGGAAATATCATCTTCAAGAAGGGTGTCATCCGCTCCTGA
- a CDS encoding ABC transporter permease, with translation MTDMIANTAAVSTQLKKNRRRIPLMVIIGFVWIAAMILIAVTADWIRPYNITAFDLKNRLALPGNAQHWLGTDELGRDVLSRLIESIRISLLIAFGATIISAVFGTTLGFLAAYFRGAVEQIVVMLADFQAALPFLILSLAVLAFFGSSLLLLTCLMGFYGWERYARIARGLAVSANAQGYAAAVTQLGATPSRVYLKHILPNIASTLIVSMTLTFPEIILLESSLSFLGLGVQPPMTSLGNMVGYGREYLTRAPWIMLAPSFVIMFTTLSISFVGDWLRDKLDPTTR, from the coding sequence ATGACGGATATGATTGCCAATACCGCCGCTGTTTCCACGCAACTGAAAAAGAACCGCAGGCGCATTCCACTGATGGTCATCATCGGATTTGTCTGGATTGCGGCGATGATCCTGATTGCGGTCACCGCAGATTGGATAAGACCGTACAACATCACAGCCTTCGACCTGAAAAATCGCCTCGCGCTGCCCGGGAACGCACAGCACTGGCTGGGAACCGATGAGCTCGGTCGCGACGTGCTTTCGCGCCTTATCGAGTCCATCCGCATTTCGCTGCTCATCGCGTTTGGCGCGACGATCATTTCCGCAGTGTTCGGGACAACGCTCGGTTTCCTTGCGGCCTATTTTCGGGGGGCGGTCGAACAGATTGTGGTCATGCTGGCTGATTTTCAGGCAGCACTGCCATTCCTCATTCTTTCGCTCGCGGTGCTTGCATTCTTCGGAAGTTCGCTCCTGCTGCTGACCTGCCTGATGGGCTTCTACGGTTGGGAGCGTTATGCCCGTATAGCACGTGGACTGGCCGTTTCTGCCAATGCGCAAGGCTACGCTGCGGCGGTTACGCAGCTCGGCGCTACGCCGTCGCGCGTTTATCTCAAGCATATTCTCCCGAATATCGCTTCAACGCTGATCGTGTCGATGACGCTGACATTCCCGGAGATCATTCTGCTTGAAAGCAGTCTGTCATTCCTTGGTCTCGGCGTGCAGCCGCCAATGACCAGCCTCGGCAATATGGTCGGTTATGGTCGCGAGTATCTTACCCGCGCGCCGTGGATCATGCTCGCGCCGTCATTTGTGATCATGTTCACCACGCTGTCGATCAGTTTTGTGGGCGATTGGCTGCGTGACAAGCTGGACCCGACAACCCGATAG
- a CDS encoding ABC transporter permease — MLRFLMVRGFRAFVTILLVVTFAFVVLRMSGDPAQIIMGPDAPPEAIAAFRKNWGLDDPLWQQYLRYFGAIARGDLGISMRDGQSAITLVAERIPATLQLTIPALLIKLGLGIPAGIYAALHRNSFIDRAVMATAVIGFTLPSFVLGLLLVLVFSVSLGWLPSGGQDSWMHAILPIITMGLGGAAILARFSRSAMIEILGQPYIRTASAKGVSWRNVVWRHALPNAAIPIVTIVGFMVGSLIAGAVVVESLFSWPGVGRLLVVSVANRDLAIVQCILLLVAATMVISNFVVDLLYGYLDPRLRQAQGKA, encoded by the coding sequence ATGCTTAGATTTCTGATGGTTCGCGGATTCCGTGCATTTGTGACCATTCTTCTGGTGGTGACATTTGCCTTTGTGGTGTTGCGCATGTCTGGCGATCCAGCCCAGATCATCATGGGACCGGACGCTCCGCCGGAAGCCATAGCTGCATTCCGGAAGAACTGGGGTCTCGATGATCCCCTCTGGCAGCAATATTTGCGTTATTTCGGAGCCATCGCGCGTGGCGATCTTGGAATATCGATGCGCGACGGTCAGTCTGCGATCACGCTCGTGGCGGAGCGCATCCCTGCCACCCTTCAGCTTACGATACCGGCGTTGCTGATCAAGCTTGGGCTTGGCATTCCCGCGGGAATTTATGCGGCGCTGCACCGCAACAGCTTCATTGACCGGGCCGTCATGGCAACGGCTGTCATTGGCTTCACGTTGCCGAGTTTCGTACTCGGCCTGCTGCTCGTGCTCGTGTTCTCGGTATCGCTTGGATGGTTGCCTTCGGGGGGGCAGGATAGCTGGATGCACGCCATTCTCCCTATCATCACGATGGGACTGGGCGGTGCGGCTATTCTGGCGCGTTTTTCCCGCAGCGCGATGATCGAGATTCTGGGGCAGCCCTATATTCGCACGGCGAGCGCCAAAGGCGTGTCTTGGCGCAATGTTGTCTGGCGGCACGCACTGCCTAACGCGGCTATTCCGATTGTCACGATCGTTGGGTTTATGGTCGGATCGCTGATTGCAGGCGCAGTGGTGGTAGAGTCGCTCTTTTCCTGGCCGGGGGTGGGCAGATTGCTGGTGGTTTCGGTAGCCAATCGCGATCTCGCAATCGTGCAATGCATCCTGCTTCTCGTGGCCGCGACGATGGTGATCTCCAATTTCGTGGTCGATCTTCTCTATGGTTATCTCGATCCGCGTCTGCGTCAGGCGCAGGGCAAGGCGTGA
- a CDS encoding ABC transporter ATP-binding protein — MTAALIEARDLVKTYTSRKGLFAQPVAVRAVDGLSLSVAPATTLGIVGESGSGKSTTGRLLLGLEDPSEGEVTFEGSALPRQKTASWRALRARMQLVYQDPLAALDRRLPIGRQIAEPLEIHGIGTPDERKARVAELMRAVGLRPDQASRYPHELSGGQRQRVVIARAIASRPQLIVCDEPVSALDVSIQAQVVNLLRDLQEREGIAMVFISHDLKVVRNISDRVAVMYLGRIVEEASSDEVFAKPLHPYTQALVSSVPVAGTPLSDRIILQGEPPNPAARPNGCAFHPRCRFAAPRCSSEVPELLDMPAGRKVACHFAGTAQTDNIHA; from the coding sequence ATGACAGCCGCTCTCATCGAAGCCCGCGACCTTGTCAAAACCTATACGTCACGCAAAGGGCTGTTCGCGCAACCAGTTGCAGTTCGCGCTGTAGATGGGCTTTCCCTGTCGGTAGCTCCGGCGACGACGCTCGGAATTGTTGGCGAATCCGGTTCAGGCAAATCCACAACTGGACGCCTGCTTCTCGGTCTGGAAGATCCCAGCGAAGGGGAAGTCACCTTTGAGGGCTCAGCTCTGCCGCGTCAAAAGACGGCGAGCTGGCGCGCTTTACGCGCGCGCATGCAACTCGTTTATCAGGACCCTCTTGCTGCTCTGGACCGGCGGTTACCTATTGGCCGTCAGATAGCCGAGCCGCTGGAAATACACGGCATTGGGACCCCGGATGAGCGGAAAGCCCGTGTCGCCGAATTGATGCGAGCGGTGGGGCTTCGTCCCGATCAGGCTTCACGCTACCCGCATGAGCTTTCCGGCGGGCAACGTCAGCGCGTCGTCATCGCGCGGGCCATCGCGTCCAGGCCGCAACTTATTGTCTGTGATGAACCAGTATCAGCGCTGGATGTTTCTATTCAGGCGCAGGTCGTAAACCTTCTGCGGGATTTGCAGGAACGCGAAGGCATTGCGATGGTTTTCATCAGCCATGATCTGAAGGTGGTGCGCAATATATCGGATCGTGTCGCGGTCATGTATCTGGGCCGTATCGTCGAAGAAGCTTCCTCTGACGAAGTTTTTGCCAAGCCGCTTCACCCCTATACGCAGGCACTCGTGTCGAGCGTTCCTGTCGCGGGAACGCCGCTCAGCGATCGCATCATTCTGCAGGGTGAGCCGCCTAATCCTGCGGCGCGGCCCAATGGCTGTGCCTTTCATCCCCGCTGCCGTTTTGCCGCTCCACGCTGCAGCAGCGAGGTACCTGAACTCCTCGACATGCCAGCGGGACGCAAAGTGGCCTGCCATTTTGCCGGAACCGCGCAGACGGACAATATTCATGCTTAG
- a CDS encoding ABC transporter ATP-binding protein yields the protein MMPLVEISNLHVAFDGVPVLHGIDLSIGRGEAVGLVGESGCGKSVTWLAALGLLPKKATISGSVLLEGTELLTASRSTLENVRGGRVAMIFQDPSSSLNPVIRVGRQIEEAVRLHRGLRGPAARAEALRLMELVGIPDARRRIDNYPHEFSGGQNQRLMIAMALAGNPDILIADEPTTALDATIQAQILDLLAALRAETGMALVFISHDLGAVSQICERVSVMYAGRIVEQARTEALFAAPRHPYAHGLFDSIPSLDGGRNRLIPIEGTVPEPGKLPHGCAFSPRCLSASDLCARSLPRLGVPQDDAGEGRMVACFHPYPAASSSLPSMRGRVSTQASTKAIAQ from the coding sequence ATGATGCCGCTGGTCGAAATTTCCAATCTCCACGTAGCCTTTGACGGTGTGCCGGTTCTGCATGGTATCGACCTCTCGATTGGGCGTGGCGAAGCTGTGGGGCTTGTCGGGGAATCCGGCTGCGGCAAGTCTGTGACCTGGCTGGCAGCGCTCGGCCTTCTTCCGAAGAAAGCGACGATCTCCGGCAGTGTTCTCCTCGAAGGAACGGAATTGCTGACCGCCTCCCGCAGCACGCTCGAAAATGTTCGCGGCGGTCGCGTCGCAATGATCTTTCAGGACCCGTCGAGTTCCTTGAACCCGGTTATCCGGGTGGGGCGACAGATAGAGGAAGCCGTGCGGCTACATCGCGGCCTGAGAGGACCTGCGGCCCGGGCAGAGGCGTTGCGATTGATGGAGCTTGTTGGAATTCCCGATGCTCGTCGACGTATTGATAATTACCCGCACGAATTTTCAGGTGGCCAGAACCAGCGTTTGATGATCGCCATGGCGCTCGCGGGCAACCCTGACATCCTTATCGCTGATGAGCCGACGACTGCCCTCGATGCGACGATCCAGGCTCAAATACTCGATCTGCTGGCTGCCCTGCGCGCGGAAACCGGAATGGCTCTGGTGTTTATCAGCCACGATCTCGGCGCTGTTTCGCAAATATGCGAACGGGTTTCCGTCATGTATGCGGGACGTATTGTCGAGCAGGCCCGGACCGAAGCGCTCTTCGCCGCGCCCCGTCATCCTTATGCGCATGGCCTGTTTGATTCCATTCCGAGCCTTGATGGCGGGCGCAATCGTCTGATCCCCATCGAGGGCACGGTTCCCGAACCCGGCAAGCTTCCACATGGTTGTGCATTCTCGCCACGCTGCCTGAGCGCGAGCGACCTCTGCGCGCGAAGTCTTCCAAGGCTTGGTGTTCCGCAGGACGACGCCGGTGAGGGGCGCATGGTCGCCTGTTTTCATCCCTATCCGGCAGCGTCGTCTTCACTGCCATCAATGCGCGGTCGTGTTTCAACGCAAGCGAGTACAAAGGCGATAGCACAATGA
- the pehA gene encoding phosphoric/sulfuric ester hydrolase PehA, with protein sequence MTRKNVLLIVVDQWRADFIPHLMRAEGREPFLKTPNLDRLCREGLTFRNHVTTCVPCGPARASLLTGLYLMNHRAVQNTVPLDQRHLNLGKALRAIGYDPALIGYTTTTPDPRTTSARDPRFTVLGDIMDGFRSVGAFEPNMDGYFGWVAQNGFELPENREDIWLPEGEHSVPGATDKPSRIPKEFSDSTFFTERALTYLKGRDGKPFFLHLGYYRPHPPFVASAPYHAMYKAEDMPAPIRAENPDAEAAQHPLMKHYIDHIRRGSFFHGAEGSGATLDEGEIRQMRATYCGLITEIDDCLGRVFAYLDETGQWDDTLIIFTSDHGEQLGDHHLLGKIGYNAESFRIPLVIKVAGQNRHAGRIEEGFSESIDVMPTILEWLGGETPRACDGRSLLPFLAEGKPSDWRTELHYEFDFRDVFYDQPQNSVQLSQDDCSLCVIEDENYKYVHFAALPPLFFDLKADPHEFNNLAGDPAYAALVRDYAQKALSWRLSHADRTLTHYRSSPQGLTTRNH encoded by the coding sequence ATGACCAGAAAAAATGTCCTGCTTATCGTCGTTGATCAATGGCGAGCAGATTTTATCCCTCACCTGATGCGGGCGGAGGGGCGCGAACCTTTCCTTAAAACTCCCAATCTTGATCGTCTTTGTCGGGAAGGCTTGACCTTCCGCAATCATGTCACGACGTGCGTGCCGTGTGGTCCGGCAAGGGCAAGCCTGCTAACGGGCCTCTACCTGATGAACCACCGGGCGGTGCAGAACACTGTTCCGCTTGACCAGCGCCATCTAAACCTTGGCAAGGCCCTGCGCGCCATTGGCTACGATCCCGCGCTCATTGGTTACACCACCACGACACCTGATCCGCGCACAACCTCTGCAAGGGATCCGCGTTTCACGGTCCTGGGCGACATTATGGACGGCTTTCGTTCGGTTGGCGCATTCGAGCCCAATATGGATGGGTATTTTGGCTGGGTGGCCCAAAACGGCTTCGAACTGCCAGAGAACCGCGAAGATATCTGGCTGCCGGAAGGTGAACATTCCGTTCCCGGCGCTACCGACAAACCGTCGCGCATTCCGAAGGAATTTTCGGATTCGACATTCTTCACGGAGCGCGCTCTGACATATCTGAAGGGCAGGGACGGCAAGCCTTTCTTCCTGCATCTTGGCTATTATCGCCCGCATCCGCCTTTCGTAGCCTCCGCGCCCTACCATGCGATGTACAAGGCCGAAGATATGCCTGCGCCTATACGTGCGGAGAATCCGGATGCCGAAGCGGCACAGCATCCGCTCATGAAGCACTATATCGATCACATCAGACGCGGTTCGTTCTTCCATGGCGCGGAAGGCTCGGGAGCAACGCTTGATGAGGGCGAAATTCGCCAGATGCGCGCTACCTATTGCGGACTGATCACCGAGATCGACGATTGCCTGGGGAGGGTCTTTGCCTATCTCGATGAAACCGGTCAGTGGGACGACACGCTGATCATCTTCACGAGCGATCATGGCGAACAGTTGGGCGATCATCACCTGCTCGGCAAGATCGGTTACAATGCCGAAAGCTTCCGTATTCCCTTGGTCATAAAGGTTGCGGGACAGAACCGGCACGCAGGCCGGATCGAAGAAGGCTTCTCCGAAAGCATCGACGTCATGCCGACCATCCTCGAATGGCTGGGCGGGGAAACGCCTCGCGCCTGCGACGGCCGTTCGCTGTTGCCGTTTCTGGCTGAGGGAAAGCCCTCCGACTGGCGCACGGAACTGCATTACGAGTTCGATTTTCGCGATGTCTTCTACGATCAGCCGCAGAACTCGGTCCAGCTTTCTCAGGATGATTGCAGCCTCTGTGTGATCGAGGACGAAAACTACAAGTACGTGCATTTCGCCGCCCTGCCGCCGCTGTTCTTCGATCTGAAGGCAGACCCGCATGAATTCAACAATCTGGCTGGCGATCCTGCTTATGCGGCCCTCGTTCGTGACTATGCCCAGAAGGCATTGTCGTGGCGGCTGTCTCATGCCGACCGGACACTCACCCATTACAGATCCAGCCCGCAAGGGCTGACAACGCGCAACCATTGA